GATTTGTGCACAAACGCTGCAATACACAAAATTCGGTGAGCCTGCTGATGTGCTGGAGCTTGTTCAGCAAGAAATACCCGAACCGACGGATTGTGAAGTACTTGTAAAAATACTCGCAGCACCCATCAATCCCTCAGACATCAATACAATACAAGGCAAGTATCCAGTAAAACCACCTTTTCCAGCGATCGCCGGTAATGAGGGTGTAGCCGAAGTGCTATGCGTCGGAGAAAAAGTCAAGAAACTTAAACCAGGACAACGCGTTGTTGTAGCCGTAAATGCATTGGGCACTTGGCGTACACACGCAATCTTTGATGAACATCAATTAATGGGCGTTCCAGCTAAACTCGATTTGGCCGCAGCTGCCACATTGATCGTGAATCCACCGACTGCATATCGCATGCTTAAGGATTTCGTGCCACTCGCACGGGGCGATTGCGTCATACAGAACGGTGCCAACAGTGCTGTGGGTCAAATAGTGCATCAGCTGTGTAAGGCGTGGGGTATCAACTCAGTCGGTGTAGTACGCCATAGACCAAATGTGGACGAACTAAAAGAATATTTGAAAACACTTGGCGCAACTGAAATACTCACTGAAGAAGAATTGTCAACAACAGAGATAT
The Eurosta solidaginis isolate ZX-2024a chromosome 5, ASM4086904v1, whole genome shotgun sequence DNA segment above includes these coding regions:
- the LOC137253023 gene encoding enoyl-[acyl-carrier-protein] reductase, mitochondrial-like, coding for MFSNIYRHTLSCLGKKIAFAHVRNTSQICAQTLQYTKFGEPADVLELVQQEIPEPTDCEVLVKILAAPINPSDINTIQGKYPVKPPFPAIAGNEGVAEVLCVGEKVKKLKPGQRVVVAVNALGTWRTHAIFDEHQLMGVPAKLDLAAAATLIVNPPTAYRMLKDFVPLARGDCVIQNGANSAVGQIVHQLCKAWGINSVGVVRHRPNVDELKEYLKTLGATEILTEEELSTTEIFKKGGKLRPPRLALNCVGGKNASNVARLLAPKGVMVTYGGMSRNPLLVSTPALIFKNISYCGFWITRWSKEQAKSTEREKMFQELVQMLATGVLKGAKCEMVPLKDYKRAVAAALDVKGLVGKKLILDMSC